Proteins encoded in a region of the Flammeovirga yaeyamensis genome:
- a CDS encoding TlpA family protein disulfide reductase, whose amino-acid sequence MMFIFVHTSFAQNETSGDIKSDFLLINKKGEKIRKVDFRGKVLVLVISSSWSLKFLEDFDQLKSLQKETWGKEVTFIYAVADVQNNWENFLREYGAPKLDNSLNNTYILPISSPYCKDCFMTSHFHQEKIPSYYVFSKKGELLGGDIPSTSILTGMRSLILGAKNISYK is encoded by the coding sequence ATGATGTTCATTTTCGTGCACACCTCTTTTGCACAGAATGAAACAAGTGGGGATATAAAGTCGGACTTCTTACTTATCAATAAAAAAGGGGAGAAAATAAGAAAGGTTGATTTTAGAGGAAAGGTACTCGTTTTAGTCATCAGCAGTTCGTGGAGTTTAAAGTTTCTAGAAGATTTTGATCAACTGAAATCTTTACAAAAAGAAACATGGGGAAAAGAAGTCACTTTTATCTATGCTGTTGCAGATGTACAGAATAATTGGGAGAACTTTCTAAGAGAATATGGAGCTCCAAAACTAGATAACAGCTTGAATAACACCTACATCCTACCGATCTCCTCCCCTTATTGCAAAGACTGTTTTATGACCTCTCATTTTCATCAAGAAAAGATACCTTCTTACTATGTGTTTTCTAAAAAAGGAGAATTATTGGGAGGAGATATTCCTAGTACAAGTATTCTAACAGGAATGAGGAGCTTGATTTTAGGAGCAAAAAATATATCATATAAATAA
- a CDS encoding heat shock 70 family protein — protein MDFAILIPLMALSIPIVAILANSKGKLKKKDYQRLLEELENLKIENKQLKDRVENIETIVTEPDWDIKRTLGEGDSTSTPRLEE, from the coding sequence ATGGATTTCGCTATTTTAATACCTTTAATGGCATTGAGTATACCAATTGTTGCCATCTTAGCTAACAGTAAAGGAAAACTCAAGAAAAAAGATTATCAAAGATTACTTGAAGAGTTAGAAAATCTTAAAATCGAGAATAAACAACTCAAAGATCGTGTAGAGAACATTGAAACCATTGTTACAGAACCCGATTGGGACATCAAACGCACTTTAGGGGAAGGAGATTCTACCTCTACACCAAGATTAGAAGAGTAA
- the upp gene encoding uracil phosphoribosyltransferase, whose translation MSNTFILNQEANVASTYINELRDVNIQTDRARFRRNLERIGELLSYELSKTLDYESVDITTPLGTSPSRRVKDELVVTTILRAGLPMYQGVLNVFDHADSGFVASYRSSSGTDEVEINMEYVASGNLDGKVVILADPMLATGKSLLLALEGLLKNGTPKHVHILAAISSQQGVDYVLENINVPSTLWIGAVDPEMNDKSYIIPGLGDAGDLCFGEKL comes from the coding sequence ATGTCTAATACATTTATCCTAAATCAAGAAGCAAATGTTGCTTCAACCTATATTAACGAGCTACGAGATGTAAATATTCAAACAGATCGTGCCCGATTTAGAAGAAACCTTGAACGTATTGGTGAGTTACTTAGTTATGAATTAAGTAAAACATTAGACTATGAGTCTGTAGATATTACTACTCCATTAGGCACTTCTCCATCTAGAAGAGTAAAAGATGAATTAGTGGTAACTACTATTCTTAGAGCAGGATTACCAATGTACCAAGGGGTATTAAATGTATTTGATCACGCTGATAGTGGATTTGTTGCTTCTTACCGTTCTAGTTCTGGAACCGATGAAGTAGAGATCAATATGGAATATGTAGCGTCTGGGAACTTGGATGGTAAAGTAGTTATTTTGGCAGATCCAATGTTAGCTACAGGGAAGTCTTTACTTTTAGCTTTAGAAGGATTACTTAAAAATGGCACACCAAAACATGTTCATATTTTAGCTGCAATCAGCAGTCAGCAAGGTGTAGATTATGTTTTAGAAAACATTAATGTTCCTAGTACTTTATGGATTGGTGCTGTAGATCCTGAAATGAATGATAAATCGTACATCATTCCTGGTTTAGGAGATGCAGGCGATTTATGTTTCGGAGAGAAATTATAA